The Ruminococcaceae bacterium R-25 genomic interval GGCAAGGTCGTTGAGACCGATCCTCTGACGATCGAAGGCAAGTCATATTCCGGATCCAAGGTATATCTTGCATCAAGTCCTATGCTTACGGACCTTCTCAAGGAATTTCCTGATGCTATCAACGTCAGATATTTCAAACCGGGAAGAAAGCCCGCCAAAGAGCATATCCCGCCGCAGAAGAAGATCGATTTCTTAAGAGATATGGGACTTCTGTCAGATAAGCCCGTCAAGGTCAACAATGTTGAGGTTGCACCTATTGACCTTATCGCTGCCATGCTCCCCAAGATGTCAGAGATCAACAATACAGAAGAGGTCGAAGAGAAGGCAAAGGGAATGGCTTCCTTTGAGATCTACATCACCGGCCAGAGCAAGACGGAAGACAAGGAAATCACCAAGTTTTACGTTATCCAGGGCGATAATGACGAGTGCTATGAAAAGTACGACAGCAATGCTTTTGACTATATGAAGGGATCAGCCCTGATCGCCGGTGTCAAGCTCATGTGCAAAGACAAGTGGAAGAAGCCCGGAGTATTTACTCCCGCTGCTTTCGATTGCGATACATATTACGAGTCCTTTGTAATGGAGGGACTGAAGATTACTGAAGGCGAAGGAAAGCGTTTTAACTGAGCGCTTTCCGGACAGATCAATAACCTAAGGAGAAATAAATGGCTGAACACAACTTTTGGCAAGACTTGCAGATCAACGACAATCTCGTAATCGATACGATCCGCAGAGACGGAAAGGATACCATTTATTTCAAAGACAAGGATTCAAGATTCATTTGGAATAATGTCATGCACGCCAGGCAGTTCGGTTTGGAAGATCCTAACAAACTTATAGGAAAGAAGGACACGGATTTCTTTCCGGCTGAATTTGCCGAGAAGGCAAGAGCGCAGGAATTAGAGATCATGAGAACGGGCATCCCCGTCCTTAATGCCGAAGAAGAACTCTATCTTGATGAAGATACAGTAAAGTACTACAGCGCTTCCAAATATCCCTTATACGACAAGAATAATCAGATCGTAGGAACATGGGGTATCAGCCGCGATATTACAGAACAGAAGAAACTCGAGTTAGAGCTCGAGCGTTCCTATCACAAGATGGAACTCCTGGCACGTGTTGATGACTTAAGCGGCCTTTATAACAGACGTTATTTCTATGAGACTTTGGAAAAGTATGCGAGCCTCTATGAAAAGAGAGCTGACAAGAGCACTTTTGCACTTCTCGTAGCAGACGTTGACGACATGAAGAACATCAACGAGCTCTATGGCCAGCAGAGCGGCGATAATGTCTTAAGATTTGTTTCAGAACTTCTGCTATCCAATGTCAGAACAGAAGATACATGCTTCAGAACAGGCGGCGATGAGTTTGCTGTAGTGATCCTTGATATCGATAAGGTCGCAGCAGTAGGCCTTGCCAAGAAGATCGTAGAACACATCGCAAGCGAACCTGTGATCCTGGATGACGGCAAGAGAGAAAGAGTTACCATCTCGGCAGGTCTTGCCATGTTCGACAGCGAAGAGCCTGACCTTTCAGACCTGCTCTCCAGAGCTGAAAGAAAGCTCAACAAGTCCAAAAGAGAAGGAAAGAATAAGATGTCTTTCTGATCCTGACACAAACAGAAATTGTTATTAACGATCCGTCCCTGGTGGCGGAACGTTTACTTTACGGGGTTTATTTCTTTGCATAGTTTTTCTTATTTCAAATCACTATTCATAAATATATAAAAGGAGTTAAAGTGCTTTTCGGGTAAACGGGTGCAGGCCGGGAGATATCCCGGCCTTGCTTTTGGTGAGGTGACGAAAGGAGGGAAGCAAGGCCGGATAAGTCCCTTTTACGGAGAAAAATATGGGGTTTGAGCGGGCTGTCCTTGGCCGGTTTAAGCTACGCCCTTATCCTTACAATTGATCTGTTCATTAACCCTATATGTATGTGCAGATATAACTGCCGGATTGTTTACGCGCTTTATGGGAGTTACACGGACGGAAGAAGGTATACCTGTCCTTACTGTTCTGGAAAGTGATGCATTAACAGAAGTCTTTGCGGGTCTGGAAGGTGCGGAGAGTGCCTTAAGATCTTCATCGTAATCTTTAAAGTAATCGATGCATCCTGAAGCGGCCTTGATAGTTACGAGGATAAAGAAGAAGAAAACCAACATATCAAACGGTGACATAATAAATACCTCCAAAAAGATCGTATGTTCTTTGTTGGAGGTACTATATCACGGTTAAAGTTCCAATAATGGGACTAAAATGCAAAAACAAACAAAAACGAACAAAAATTTGTTTTTGTTCTTGCGGATCAGTTTCCGAGTTTGGATGCACCGATCCTGTCAGCGCCGTTTTCGATCATTTCCCTGGCAGATTCTACTGTTCTGATGCCGCCTGCTGCCTTGATCCTTACATCCTCGCTGACATTATTCTTCATGAGAACGATATCTTCGACTTTGGCGCCTGCGCTGCCGAAACCTGTCGAAGTCTTAATGAAATCTGCTTTAGCGTCGCTTACTATCCTGCAGAGACGGATCTTTTCATCTTCTGTAAGATCGCAGGTCTCAATAATGACCTTAAGGATCGCGCCCTTTTCGTGAACGGCATCCGCGATGAGCTTGATCTCTTCGAAGACTTCATCGTATCTGCCGGCCTTTACGAAGCCGACATTGATAACCATGTCGATCTCGGATGCGCCATTGTCACAGGCTTCCTTTGCTTCATAGACCTTAGAGCCTGTTGTGGAATATCCGTTGGGGAATCCGATTACGGTGCAGACTGAGACTCTGCCGTCAGAGAATCTTACTGCATCCTTTACATAGCAGGGAGGGATGCAGACAGAAGCTGTCTTAAGGGAAGCTGCTCTTTCAATAAGATCTTTGATGTCGTCAGTCGTTGCTGTGGTCTTAAGGTTTGTAAGATCAACATAGCTCATGATGTTATCAGGATCAGGCTTGTTTGTATCAGCCGCAGGGCAGAAGTCCCTCTTGTAACTTCTGGACATGAGAGCGGAAAGAACGATTCCTGCGATGTTGTTAAACCCTGTCAGCTCGCCCATGTTTGAAGGGATCTTGTATCCGTCGCCATAGATGAGGAGCGGGATGCATTCTCTTGAATGATCAGTGGAAGTAGTCGAAGGATCGCAGCCGTGGTCAGCCGTGATGATGAGAAGGTCATCTTCTTTTAGCTTACTTAAGATAGTGCCCAAAGCATCGTCAAACTCGTGCATTGCGGTATTGTAGCCTTCGATATTGTTCCTGTGGCCGTACTTCATGTCGAAGTCGACGAGGTTAGTAAAACAGAGGCCGTTAAAGTCACGGTCCATCATCTCGATGGTCTTGCTGATGCCTTCTGTGTTGCCCTTGGTGGGATTGGATTCCGTAAGTCCTCTTCCTGCGAAAAGGTCATAGATCTTGCCGATCGAGATAACCTCAAAACCTTCGCTCTTTAAGAGGTCGAGCATTGTAGATGATGGAGCGGCAAGAGAGAAATCGTGACGGTTAGCTGTCCTTGTGAAGTTACCGGGTTCACCTACGAAGGGTCTTGCGATGACTCTGCCGACTGCATTATCTCCGCACATTACTTCACGGGCCTTTTTGCAGACATCGTAGAGTTCTTCAAGAGGGACTACCTCTTCGTGAGCTGCGATCTGGAGAACGCTGTCTGCTGATGTATAGATGATGAGCTTTCCGGTCTTCATGTGCTCTTCGCCGAAGTCGCGGATGACATCAGTTCCGCTGTAAGGTTTGTTGCAGAGGAATTCCTTGCCGGTTGCCTTTTCGAGTTCTCTCATGACGTCTTCCGGGAAGCCGTCGGGATATGTGGGCTGGGCCTTGTCAGAAATGATTCCGGCTATTTCCCAGTGGCCGATCGTGGAATCCTTGCCTGCTGATATCTCTCTTACTCTTGCGTAAGATCCGATAGGAGAGGGAATCGTTTCCTGGGCTTTTTTATAGTTTAAGATCCTGGGATCGTCTTCGCCGTCGATCGCGAGAAGTCCCATTTTCGCGAGGTTCGGAAAAGCTTCATTTGAATAGGAGAGTACCGCTGCAAGAGTGTTGCTGCCTTCGTCGCCGAACTTTGCCGCATCAGGCGCGCCGCCGATTCCGAAGCTGTCCAAAACTATCAGAAAAACACGTTTAGCCATAAAAGCACCCCTTAAATATCGATATATTTATTACTTAAGCAATAATACCATTATGAGAATATCTGTGATATAGTTTGCGGGATATATAGAAATGAGTGGAATTATGAGTGAAGAGATAACATTTGCAGATCTTGACCTGTCACCTGAGGTAATGGATTCGCTTAAGAAGATGGGCGTTAAAAGGCCCACGACTATCCAGCAGAAGGCCATTCCTCTTTTGATGGACAATATCAGCGTTATTGCAAAAGCTCCAACGGGAACAGGAAAGACATTTGCTTTCGGAATCCCGATCTTGGAGTACCTTAACCTGGATTCGAAACTGGTCCAGGCATTAATTCTCTGTCCCACAAGAGAATTGGCACTTCAGATCACCACTGAACTTAAGAGCCTTGCTAAATATATAAAGGGATTCAAGGTTGCAGCGCTTATCGGAGGCCAGAGCATGCGCCTCCAGACCGAAAAGCTCCAGAAAAAGCCCCAGGTCATTGTTGCAACTCCCGGACGTCTTATCGATATGGCAGGAAGAAAGCTCGTCGATATTTCCGATATCTATACCCTCGTTCTCGATGAAGCAGATGAGATGCTCAAGATGGGCTTTATCAATGACATCAGGAAAGTAATGGCCATGACTCCGAAGGATAAGCAGATCGCATTATTCTCCGCAACGATGCCCAGAGAGATACAGAACATCACATGGGAATTCATGTCAGATGCTGCCGAGATCGACGTTATGCCCAAGGCTGAAGACCATCCCGACATTGACCAGTTTTTGATCGAGTGTCCCGAAAAAGATAAGATCAGGACGATCGTACAGATAATGGCAAAAGAAGACATCAGGAAGGCGATCGTTTTCTGCAATACAAAGGTTACGACTTCCAAAGTCGGCGAGCAGCTGACCCGCGCCGGTGTCTCTGTCAGAGTCCTTCACGGCGATATCGGCCAGGGTACCAGAAATAAGGTAATGGACCAGTACAGGGCAGATAAGTTCGATGTTCTCGTTGCAACAGACGTTGTTGCAAGAGGTATCGACGTTGATGATATCGAAGCTGTGTTTAATTTCGATATTCCGAAAGAAAACGAACTCTATCTTCACAGGATCGGAAGAACTGCCAGGGCAGGAAAATCCGGCAAGGCATTTTCGCTCGTATCTTACATTGAACGTCCCAGGATGGAAGATATAATCAGGTATACAAAGGTTGATCCCAAGCCTTACGAGATCTGATTATTACCTGTTTTTTGAGATCAGCCCTGCGTCTTGTGGGGCTTTTTGATTATTCCCTTATATGTTGTAGGAGCGAGGAATACGATGAGCGGCATGAGCTCGAGTCTTCCTGCGAGCATATCAAAGATAAATACCCACTTTGACACACCGCTGAAGAAACTGTAGTTCTGTGTAGGTCCTACGAGTGACAGACCAGGTCCGATATTGTTAAAAGTTGCAGCGACTGAAGAGAAGACCGTAACAAGGTCATGTCCCTCCAAAGATACGATGAACATTGAGGCTGCGAAGATGATCAGGTAGATGAAGAAATAAAGAGCAACGGAATGAACGATGTCGCTGTCTACTGTTTTTCCGTCGATATGGACTTTCTTAACTGTCTTCGGATGAATGTAAGACTGGATCTCTCTTTTTACCGCCTTAAGCATGATCTGGAATCTTGCGACCTTGATACCGCCGCCGGTGGAACTTGCGCAGGCGCCTAAGATCATGAGGCCTAACAAAAGAAGCTTTGCGACAGAAGGCCAGAGGTCGAAGTCAGTCGTAGCAAAACCGGTCGTTGTGATTATGGTCGCAACCTGGAAGAATGAGTGCCTTAATGCTTCTCCGAAATTTCCGTAAAGTCCTCTTACCGAGAAGCAGATTATTGCGGTAACGATGGCGATGACTACAAGGTAGCACTTAACCTCGCTCATCTTGAACGCCTTGCCGACCTGCTTCGTGGTTATGTAGTAGTAGAAGTTGAAGTTTGCACCGAACATGATCATGAAGATCGCAACGATCCACTGGATGTGCGGTGCATAGGAAGCAAAGCTGTCATTTCTTACGCCGAAACCACCCGTACCTGCCGTACCGAATGCGGAGCAGACACTGTCAAAGAAAGGCATTCCGCAGACGAAGAGAATAACGATCTCGGTAACTGTAAGTGCCAGATAGATGAGATAGAGCATCTTTGCAGTAGACCTAACTTTCGGAACGATCTTTCCGACAGTAGGACCGGGGCTTTCTGCTCTCATGAGGTTCATATTGGATCCGCCTGTCATAGGGACTACGGCAAGGAGGAAAACGAGAACGCCCATGCCGCCGATCCAGTGCGTAAGTGAACGCCACATAAGTGATGTGTGCGACATTGCTTCAACATCTGTGAGGATGCTCGCACCTGTTGTTGAGAAACCTGAAGCGGTCTCAAAGACAGCATCGGTAAAGGAAGGTATCTCACCTGTAAGGATGAACGGAATGCAGCCCGCGATACTTAAGACTACCCAGGAAAGAGCTGTTGCGACACAGCCGTCTTTGATAAAGACAGTCATGTTCTTCGGCTTCTTCATTGAGATAAGGAGGCCTAAGATTATATAAGCTGCTGCGCAGATAATATAGTAAATGATAAAAGGCCATTCACCGTAAAAGCATCCGCAGACAATGGGCAAGGTCATAAGGCTTCCTTCGATTAGAAGGACCTTGCCCAAGATGTAAATCAGCATTCTTATGTTCATTTCAGAATGTCCGTCAAGGTTGTGAAACCTTTATTTTTTGTAACGATCATTACGCTGTCGCCGACCTCGATCGAGTCGATACCTGTCGGGATGATGATCTTGCCTGAACGGTTGATGAACGCCAAGAGAGTATTAGGCTTAAGCTTCATGTCTTTGAGCTGTCTGCCTGTTGCGTTGGAGTTTTCCATTACCTTGAACTCGATAGCTTCCGCTCTCTCATCGAAAAGGTGATACATGACTTCAACGTTGCTTCCGATGGATGCCTGTCTTGCACGCGCATATGTGATGATTGCCTCAGCCGTGATCTGCTTTGGATAGATAACGCTTCCAAGGTCTAAGCGGTTGATAACGTCAGTAAAGCTGATCTTATTGATCTTGGTTACGGACTTGATGCCCTTGGAGATCTGTCTTGCGAACAGAGCAAGCATGATGTTCTCTTCATCGATGCCTGTCATTGCAACAACGGAATCAACATCTCTGATGCCTGTCTCTTCGAGGAGGGATTCGTTGATGCCGTCACCGTTGATGATGGTGGCTTTCGGAAGGAGCTCGCTTAATTCGTCACAGCGCTCAGCATCTTTTTCGATAATCTTAACATCGATACCTGTCTTGATGAGTTGGTCAGCAAGATAGAAAGCGGATTTACCGCCGCCGATCATGATCGTGCTCCTGACGGAATTTGTCTTAAAGCCGATAGACTTAAGGAATGAATGACATTCTTTTCTTGTAGCTACGAAAGAAATGATATCGCCTGCTGAGAGCTCGAAAGCACCGTTAGGGATAGTTACCTCATCGCCTCTTTCGACACCTACGATGAGGATGCCGTTTGTTATGTTGCTTCCCAAATATGCGACGGTCTTTCCGTCTAAGATATTTCCTTCAGGGATCTTGATCTTAACGATCTCTGCGCTTCCGTGCGCGAAAGAGTTGATCGAGAGCGCTGCAGGGAGGAAGAGGATACGTGCAGCTTCAACTGCAGCCTCGTATTCAGGATTAATGATCATCTCCAGACTTAACTTGGATCTGAGATAAGGGATCTCTTTACCGTAGTCAGGATTTCTGACACGCGCGATCGTTGCAAGGTTCTTGTTGAACTGTTTTGCGATCGTGCAGCAGAGGAGGTTAAGCTCGTCAGATTCCGTAACGGAAATGAAGAGGTCTGCCGAAGCAACTCCTGCTTCTTCCAATACTCCGTGGCTTGCACCATTACCGATAATACCCATGCAGTCGCACAGGTTTGCAAGTTCTGTAAGGCGGTTTACGTTCTTGTCGATGATGACAAGGTCGTGGCCTTCTTCAGCAAGTCTGTTTACAAGCGTATCACCGACTTTGCCGGCGCCTACTACGATGATCTTTAATCCTCTTTTACTCATAGCTATTAAATCCCAAATAACTCTTTGACAGCGTCCTTCTTAACTCCGGAACCGATAACGACGATCTTGCCTGTTACGTCCGAAGTGCCTGTTCTGACCTCGACCTCTTCAGGTACGAAGTCGAAATGGATCCATGATCCGTCTTCGCCGGCAACGATACCCTTTGAACGGAGGACCATGCCGTACTTTTCTGTATCATCCAATGCCTTGAGGGCATCTTCGATCTGAGCTTTGGTGAACTTCTTTGATGTTTCGAATCCGATAGAATCGAAAACCTCATCTGCGTGATGATCATGATGGTGGTGATGATGCTCATGCTCATGCTCATCGTCGTCATCGTCGTGGTCGTGATGATGGTGGTGTTCATGCTCATCGTGGTCATCATCGTCATGGTCGTGGTGGTGATGATGGTGCTCATGCTCGTCATCGTCATCATCGTCGTCATCGTGATCATGGTGGTGATGTCTGCACTCTTCGCAATCGCAGTCCTCACCATGGTCGTGATGATGGTGTGCATGCTCTAACTCGTGCTGTTCAGCTTCGAGGAGTGCTGCTGCCATATCAGCTGCTGTGAGGGGCTCTTCGATTGCCTTGAGGATCTGAACACCTGAGAGGTCATCCCAAGGTGTTGTGATGATCTGTGAGTGATCGTTGATC includes:
- a CDS encoding PAS domain S-box-containing protein/diguanylate cyclase (GGDEF)-like protein; the encoded protein is MAEHNFWQDLQINDNLVIDTIRRDGKDTIYFKDKDSRFIWNNVMHARQFGLEDPNKLIGKKDTDFFPAEFAEKARAQELEIMRTGIPVLNAEEELYLDEDTVKYYSASKYPLYDKNNQIVGTWGISRDITEQKKLELELERSYHKMELLARVDDLSGLYNRRYFYETLEKYASLYEKRADKSTFALLVADVDDMKNINELYGQQSGDNVLRFVSELLLSNVRTEDTCFRTGGDEFAVVILDIDKVAAVGLAKKIVEHIASEPVILDDGKRERVTISAGLAMFDSEEPDLSDLLSRAERKLNKSKREGKNKMSF
- a CDS encoding deoxyribose-phosphate aldolase/phosphopentomutase,TIGR01696; this translates as MAKRVFLIVLDSFGIGGAPDAAKFGDEGSNTLAAVLSYSNEAFPNLAKMGLLAIDGEDDPRILNYKKAQETIPSPIGSYARVREISAGKDSTIGHWEIAGIISDKAQPTYPDGFPEDVMRELEKATGKEFLCNKPYSGTDVIRDFGEEHMKTGKLIIYTSADSVLQIAAHEEVVPLEELYDVCKKAREVMCGDNAVGRVIARPFVGEPGNFTRTANRHDFSLAAPSSTMLDLLKSEGFEVISIGKIYDLFAGRGLTESNPTKGNTEGISKTIEMMDRDFNGLCFTNLVDFDMKYGHRNNIEGYNTAMHEFDDALGTILSKLKEDDLLIITADHGCDPSTTSTDHSRECIPLLIYGDGYKIPSNMGELTGFNNIAGIVLSALMSRSYKRDFCPAADTNKPDPDNIMSYVDLTNLKTTATTDDIKDLIERAASLKTASVCIPPCYVKDAVRFSDGRVSVCTVIGFPNGYSTTGSKVYEAKEACDNGASEIDMVINVGFVKAGRYDEVFEEIKLIADAVHEKGAILKVIIETCDLTEDEKIRLCRIVSDAKADFIKTSTGFGSAGAKVEDIVLMKNNVSEDVRIKAAGGIRTVESAREMIENGADRIGASKLGN
- a CDS encoding ATP-dependent RNA helicase DeaD encodes the protein MSEEITFADLDLSPEVMDSLKKMGVKRPTTIQQKAIPLLMDNISVIAKAPTGTGKTFAFGIPILEYLNLDSKLVQALILCPTRELALQITTELKSLAKYIKGFKVAALIGGQSMRLQTEKLQKKPQVIVATPGRLIDMAGRKLVDISDIYTLVLDEADEMLKMGFINDIRKVMAMTPKDKQIALFSATMPREIQNITWEFMSDAAEIDVMPKAEDHPDIDQFLIECPEKDKIRTIVQIMAKEDIRKAIVFCNTKVTTSKVGEQLTRAGVSVRVLHGDIGQGTRNKVMDQYRADKFDVLVATDVVARGIDVDDIEAVFNFDIPKENELYLHRIGRTARAGKSGKAFSLVSYIERPRMEDIIRYTKVDPKPYEI
- a CDS encoding trk system potassium uptake protein TrkH, whose product is MNIRMLIYILGKVLLIEGSLMTLPIVCGCFYGEWPFIIYYIICAAAYIILGLLISMKKPKNMTVFIKDGCVATALSWVVLSIAGCIPFILTGEIPSFTDAVFETASGFSTTGASILTDVEAMSHTSLMWRSLTHWIGGMGVLVFLLAVVPMTGGSNMNLMRAESPGPTVGKIVPKVRSTAKMLYLIYLALTVTEIVILFVCGMPFFDSVCSAFGTAGTGGFGVRNDSFASYAPHIQWIVAIFMIMFGANFNFYYYITTKQVGKAFKMSEVKCYLVVIAIVTAIICFSVRGLYGNFGEALRHSFFQVATIITTTGFATTDFDLWPSVAKLLLLGLMILGACASSTGGGIKVARFQIMLKAVKREIQSYIHPKTVKKVHIDGKTVDSDIVHSVALYFFIYLIIFAASMFIVSLEGHDLVTVFSSVAATFNNIGPGLSLVGPTQNYSFFSGVSKWVFIFDMLAGRLELMPLIVFLAPTTYKGIIKKPHKTQG
- a CDS encoding trk system potassium uptake protein TrkA, which encodes MSKRGLKIIVVGAGKVGDTLVNRLAEEGHDLVIIDKNVNRLTELANLCDCMGIIGNGASHGVLEEAGVASADLFISVTESDELNLLCCTIAKQFNKNLATIARVRNPDYGKEIPYLRSKLSLEMIINPEYEAAVEAARILFLPAALSINSFAHGSAEIVKIKIPEGNILDGKTVAYLGSNITNGILIVGVERGDEVTIPNGAFELSAGDIISFVATRKECHSFLKSIGFKTNSVRSTIMIGGGKSAFYLADQLIKTGIDVKIIEKDAERCDELSELLPKATIINGDGINESLLEETGIRDVDSVVAMTGIDEENIMLALFARQISKGIKSVTKINKISFTDVINRLDLGSVIYPKQITAEAIITYARARQASIGSNVEVMYHLFDERAEAIEFKVMENSNATGRQLKDMKLKPNTLLAFINRSGKIIIPTGIDSIEVGDSVMIVTKNKGFTTLTDILK
- a CDS encoding cobalamin synthesis protein cobW-like protein: MTKVDIFSGFLGAGKTTLIKKLIADGYNGQKLVLIENEFGQIGIDGGFLKESGINITEMNSGCICCSLVGDFGTALKDVIEQFAPDRILIEPSGVGKLSDVVAAVKRVEGTEICGTVTVIDASKCRIYLKNFKEFYENQIKYAGTIILSRTGNITQEKLDQAIALIREINDHSQIITTPWDDLSGVQILKAIEEPLTAADMAAALLEAEQHELEHAHHHHDHGEDCDCEECRHHHHDHDDDDDDDDEHEHHHHHHDHDDDDHDEHEHHHHHDHDDDDDEHEHEHHHHHHDHHADEVFDSIGFETSKKFTKAQIEDALKALDDTEKYGMVLRSKGIVAGEDGSWIHFDFVPEEVEVRTGTSDVTGKIVVIGSGVKKDAVKELFGI